A portion of the Lathamus discolor isolate bLatDis1 chromosome 5, bLatDis1.hap1, whole genome shotgun sequence genome contains these proteins:
- the TMEM247 gene encoding transmembrane protein 247 — MEELEEIRKALKLTSQKAQNNDKEEQQSEKMQESITGTPTLSFSSDNETESMDAKSPTGYLDMGGTSSLQSDVSTSESELQRPRDQQVTGAHLELERMRWHFMLAKLKCEQEDKEKQRLHEEVMEKMRQQAVKGSVNEGLQNLLQPSNQYALFLYCFIIFHLIYTLKELVFYIFQTHYLFCFAIVLFYILKTIFQDYRNIKKYP; from the exons ATGGAAGAGCTTGAAGAAATTCGAAAAGCTCTGAAACTTACTTCCCAGAAAGCCCAGAATAATGACAAGGAGGAGCAGCAATCTGAAAAGATG CAGGAATCCATCACAGGCACGCCAACATTGTCTTTCAGTTCAGACAATGAAACAGAGAGCATGGATGCTAAGAGTCCTACAGGATATTTGGATATGGGAGGAACCAGCAGTTTGCAGTCAGATGTGTCCACCAGTGAATCGGAGCTGCAACGGCcccgtgaccagcaggtcacaGGAGCTCATCTTGAGCTTGAGAGGATGAGGTGGCACTTTATGCtggctaaactgaaatgtgaacAGGAggataaggaaaagcaaaggctTCATGAAGAGGTAATGGAGAAGATGCGTCAGCAGGCAGTAAAAGGATCG gTCAATGAAGGACTCCAAAACCTACTCCAGCCCTCGAACCAATATGCCTTGTTCCTTTACTGCTTCATCATCTTTCATCTTATTTATACTTTAAAGGAGCTGGTCTTCTACATTTTCCAAACCCATTACCTGTTCTGTTTTGCTATTGTGCTCTTCTACATTCTTAAAACAATTTTCCAAGATTACAGAAATATCAAGAAATATCCTTAA